Part of the Sphingomonas morindae genome, GGTGGCGGCTGGCATGGCGGCTATGGCCGGGGCTATGGCTATCGCCGCTATGGCGGTGTCAGCACGGGCACGGCGGTGGCGGCCGGCCTGCTCGGCCTGGGTGTCGGCGCGGCGATCGCCTCGTCCGATCGCTATCCGCCGGCCTATGGCTATGGCTACGGATATGCCCCGCCGCCGCCGCCCCCGCCGGTCTATTATGCGCCCCCGCCGCCGCCGGCCTATGGCTATTACGGCTATTACGGCTGGTAGCGCCGGACGATCGCCGGCCGCCTGACCTCCGGTCAGGCGCGCCCGGCGGTGTCGCGTTTGCTGCGGTCGAGCGCCACCAGCATGGCGAGGAAATCGCGCGGCAGCGCCTGTTCGGCCGGCTGGCCAAAGGCGGTGCTCAGCGTGGCGGACAGCATCGCGTCGGAGGCGCTGTGGTGCTCGGCGGGTCTGAACCAGTCTGTCATAACATGATCCATAACGGTTTGGTGGGCGAAACATTTACCGCGCCCGCCACTGTCCGCCCTTTTCCCCTAACGACAGAAGGCGCGAGCCTGCGACTCGCGCCTTCTTCGGCCTAGGTATAGGGGCTTTCGCCCAAGGTCGGAGGTCAGGCGCGGTCGACCACGCCCTTCACCGCGCCCTTCACGTCGCCCTTGGCCTGCTGGAGATGGCCCTTGCCCTCCTGCGCGGCACCTTCGGCCTCGAGTCGGCCATTGTCGCTCTCGCGGCCGACAGCCTGCTTGGCCTTGCCGGTGATCTCGTTGGCCACGCCCTTGATCTTGTCGGTCAGCTCGCTCATTGACTGTCTCCTTGTCCTTCGTCGGTAAAAACCCACGGCCGGACGGAGCGGTTCCAACCTCGATTAGCTTTAGACGATCAGATGAGCCCGGCGAGCGGGCTGGAGGGATCGGCATAGCGGCGCTGGCCCATGCGCCCGGCGCGGTAGGAGAGCCGGCCCGCCGCCACCGCCGCCTTCATCGCGGCCGCCATCAGCAGCGGATCCTTGGCCTCGGCGATGGCGGTGTTCATCAGCACGCCGTCGCAGCCAAGCTCCATCGCCACCGCCGCGTCCGAGGCCTGGCCCACGCCGGCATCGACCAGCACCGGCACCCCGGCGCCCTCCACGATCAGCCGGATCGTGACGCGGTTCTGGATGCCCAGCCCCGAGCCGATCGGCGCGCCGAGCGGCATGATCGCCACCGCGCCGGCATTTTCCAGCCGCTTGGCGGCAATCGGATCGTCGACGCAATAGACCATCGGGAGGAAGCCCTCCTTGGCGAGGATCTCGGTGGCGCGCAGCGTCTCCACCATGTCCGGGTACAAGGTCCGCGCCTCACCCAGCACCTCCAGCTTCACCAGATCCCAGCCGCCCGCCTCGCGCGCCAGGCGCAGCGTGCGGATCGCCTCGTCGGCGGTGAAGCAGCCGGCGGTGTTGGGCAGATAGGTGAAGCGCTTGGGATCGATATAGTCGGTCAGCATCGGCGCCTTGCGATCGGACACGTTCACCCGCCGCACCGCCACCGTGACGATCTCCGCGCCGGACGCCTCGAGCGCGGCGGCGTTCTGCGCGAAATCCTTGTACTTGCCGGTGCCGACGATGAGCCGCGAGGTGAAGCTCCGCCCCGCCACCGTCCAGCGATCCTCCGCCAGCCCTGCCGCCGGATGATCGCCGCCGCCGACGAAATGGACGATCTCCAGCTCGTCGCCATCCTCCAGCAGCACCGCCGCGAGCTGCGACCGGGGCACCACCTCGAGATTGCGCTCCACCGCCACCTTGGTCGGCTCGAGCCCGAGCTCCTGCGCGAGCCCGGCCAGGCTGAGCCCGGCGGCGACTCGCCGATGCTCGCCATTGACGCGGATGCTGAGGGTGCCGTCGCTGTGCATATTTGGTTTCCAAGAAAGCTCGTCTAGGTAGGCCCCGCATATAGGAAGGGAGCCCATGGCCGCCACCGTCTATGTCCTCAACGGGCCGAACCTCAACCTGCTCGGCACGCGCGAACCCGAAATCTACGGCGCCGACACGCTCGACGATATCGCCGGGCGGATGGAGGACCATGCCCGCACGCTCGGGCTGGAGCTGGATATCCGCCAGTCCAACCACGAGGGCCATCTGGTCGACTGGATCCAGGAGGCGGCGGCGCGCCAGGCGCATGCGGTCATCCTGAACGCCGGCGCCTATACGCACAGCTCCATCGCCGTCCATGATGCGATCAAGGCGGTCGAGGTGCCGGTGATCGAGGTGCACCTTTCCAACCCGCATCGGCGCGAACCCTTTCGCCGTCGCAGCTATGTCGGCATGGCCGCGCACGGCACGATCGCCGGTTTCGGCGCGTTGGGCTATCTGCTGGCGCTGGACGCGGCGGCAAAGCTCTGACAGGACGCGCGGCAATCTTGTCCACATAAGAAGGGTCATGGAATGACCGAAGCCATTCAGGACGGCGGCGCGGCGCCGATGCAGGTCGATCCCGCGCTGGTGCGCCAGCTTGCCGAACTGCTCGACGCCACCCGCCTCACCGAGATCGAGGTGCAGGACGGCGACCGCCGCATCCGGGTCGCGCGCACCGTCTCCATCGCCGCCGCGCCCGCGCCGATGGCGCTCGCCGCCGCCGCGCCGATGGCGCCGGCCGCCGCGCCGCTCGGCGCCGCGCCGGCGGCGGCGGCCCCCGCGCCCGCCGCCGCCCCCGCGCTGGCGGCTCCGGGCGCGCATCCCGGCACCGTCCGCTCGCCCATGGTCGGCACCGCCTATCTCGCGCCCGAGCCGGGCGCCGCCGATTTCGTGGCGATCGGCAAGCCGGTCAAGGCCGGCGAGACGCTGCTGATCGTCGAGGCGATGAAGGTGATGAACCCGATCGTCGCGCCGCGCGCCGGCCAGATCACGCAGATCCTGATTGAGAATGGGCAGCCGGTCGAGTTCGATCAGCCGCTCGTCGTGATCGAGTAGGATCCCGATGCCGATCCAGAAGGTCCTGATCGCCAATCGCGGCGAGATCGCGCTGCGCATCCATCGCGCCTGCCACGAGATGGGCATCCAGACGGTGGCGGTGCATTCCACCGCCGATGCCGATGCCATGCATGTGCGCCTGGCGGACCATGCCGTGTGCATCGGGCCGCCGGCGGCGAGCGAAAGCTATCTCAACATCCCCAACATCATCGCCGCCGCCGAAATCTCCGGGGCGGACGCGATCCATCCGGGCTATGGCTTTCTTTCGGAAAACGCCAAGTTCGCCGAGATCGTCGAGGCGCATGATCTGATCTTCATCGGGCCCAAGCCCGAGCATATCCGCACCATGGGCGACAAGATCGAGGCCAAGGCGACCGCCGCCCGGCTCGGCCTGCCATTGGTGCCCGGCTCCGACGGGCCGCTGACCTCGCTCGACGAGGCCAAGCGCGTCGCCGCCGAGATCGGCTATCCCGTGCTCATCAAGGCCGCCTCGGGCGGCGGCGGGCGCGGCATGAAGGTGGTGCCGGAAGAAAGCCAGCTCGAAAGCCTGATGGCGCAGGCCGGCAGCGAGGCCAAGGCCGCCTTTGGCGACGCCACCGTCTATATGGAAAAATATCTGGCGGACCCCCGCCATATCGAATTCCAGGTGTTCGGCGACGGGCGCGGCAACGCCATCCATCTCGGCGAGCGCGACTGTTCGCTCCAGCGCCGCCACCAGAAGGTGCTGGAGGAGGCGCCCTCTCCCGTCATCTCGATGGCGCAGCGCGAGGAGATGGGCGCCACCGTCGCCCGGGCCATGGCCGAGATGGGCTATCGCGGCGCCGGCACGATCGAATTCCTCTACGAGGATGGCCGCTTCTACTTCATCGAGATGAATACGCGGCTGCAGGTCGAGCATCCGGTCACCGAGATGGTCACCGGGCTCGATCTGGTGCGCGAGCAGATCCGCGTCGCCGATGGCTATCTGCTCACGCTCAGCCAGGACGAGGTCGAGTTTCGCGGCCATGCCATCGAATGCCGCATCAATGCCGAGCATCCGCGCAGCTTCGCCCCCTCGCCGGGGCTGGTGAAGGGCTATCACGCCCCGGGCGGCATGAATGTGCGCGTCGATAGCGGCCTCTATGCCGGCTATCGCGTGCCGCCTTACTATGATTCGATGGTCGCCAAGCTGATCGTCTGGGGCCATAGCCGCGAAGGCGCGCTGCGCCGGCTGCGCCGCGCGCTCGAGGAATTCGTGATCGACGGGATCACGACGACGATCCCGCTGCACCAGGCGCTGCTCGACGATCCCGAGTTCCAGGACGGCGACTATACCATCAAATGGCTGGAGCGGTGGCTGGCCGAGCAGGAGCCCGACCAGGGCTGAGCCGCCGGCCATGCGCTTATGAGAGCCCCGCGCCGAGCGATCGACGCGGGACTTTTCATGTCGGAACGGCACCCCGCGGCGGGCGCGCCTCAGCTTTGCGGACCGCCGCCGCTCATGCTGTCGGGATCGGGCTGCTCGGTCTCGCCGGCGCCGCCGCCGCCCGCCCCGGCGCCCGAACCGCGCGCGGCGCCGGTCTTGAAATCGGCGGGCTCGCCGGCCTCCTCGACAAAGGGATCGTCGCCGCCATGGCCCTGGCGCGGCCCGCGCCGGCGCTCCGCCGTGCTGCCCACGGGCGTGGCGTCGGTGCGTTCGGGGCGCGGCGGGGCGATGCCGGGGCCATCCTGCCGCTCGCCCTCGGGCGCGCCCGGCACATAGGGCGCCACCGCCTCGTCCGCCTCGGGCGCGCGGCCCGCGGCCTGGTTCTGATCCTGGTCGGCCATGTCTGTCTCCTCTCGCGTCGCGAGGAACAACGCGACAGGGCCGCCGCCGTGCCGCCCGCCGCGCGCCAGGCCGGCGCGCGGCGGCGCGGGATCACGATTGGAGCGCGGCGACCCCCGGCAGCGTCTTGCCTTCCATCCACTCCAGAAAGGCGCCGCCGGCGGTGGAGACGAAGGTGAAGCCGTCCGCCACCCCCGCCTGGTTGAGCGCGGCGACGGTATCGCCCCCGCCCGCCACCGAGATCAGGCTGCCATCCTGGGTGAGCGCGGCGGCGGTGCGCGCCAGGCTCACCGTGGCGGCGTCGAAGGGCGGCGTCTCGAAGGCGCCGAGCGGCCCGTTCCACACCAGGGTGCGGCAGGTCTTGAGCACATCGGCCAGCGCCTCGACCGCGCTCGGCCCGACATCGAGGATCATCTCATCCTCGGCCACCTCATGCACATTGACGGTGCGCACCGGCGGATTGGCGCGGAATTCCTTGGCCACCACCACGTCATAGGGCAGGTGGACGGTGCAGTTCGCCGCCTCGGCCGCTTCCAAGATCGCCAGGGCGGTCGGCGCCAGATCATGCTCGCACAGCGATTTGCCCACCTTCACGCCCCGCGCGGCGAGGAAGGTATTGGCCATGCCGCCGCCGATGATGAGATGATCCACCCGCGCCACGAGATGCTTGAGCACATCGAGCTTGGTCGAGACCTTGGCGCCGCCGACCACCGCCGCCACCGGATGCTCGGGCGAGCCGAGCGCCT contains:
- a CDS encoding CsbD family protein; protein product: MSELTDKIKGVANEITGKAKQAVGRESDNGRLEAEGAAQEGKGHLQQAKGDVKGAVKGVVDRA
- the thiS gene encoding sulfur carrier protein ThiS is translated as MHSDGTLSIRVNGEHRRVAAGLSLAGLAQELGLEPTKVAVERNLEVVPRSQLAAVLLEDGDELEIVHFVGGGDHPAAGLAEDRWTVAGRSFTSRLIVGTGKYKDFAQNAAALEASGAEIVTVAVRRVNVSDRKAPMLTDYIDPKRFTYLPNTAGCFTADEAIRTLRLAREAGGWDLVKLEVLGEARTLYPDMVETLRATEILAKEGFLPMVYCVDDPIAAKRLENAGAVAIMPLGAPIGSGLGIQNRVTIRLIVEGAGVPVLVDAGVGQASDAAVAMELGCDGVLMNTAIAEAKDPLLMAAAMKAAVAAGRLSYRAGRMGQRRYADPSSPLAGLI
- the aroQ gene encoding type II 3-dehydroquinate dehydratase, which codes for MAATVYVLNGPNLNLLGTREPEIYGADTLDDIAGRMEDHARTLGLELDIRQSNHEGHLVDWIQEAAARQAHAVILNAGAYTHSSIAVHDAIKAVEVPVIEVHLSNPHRREPFRRRSYVGMAAHGTIAGFGALGYLLALDAAAKL
- the accB gene encoding acetyl-CoA carboxylase biotin carboxyl carrier protein — translated: MTEAIQDGGAAPMQVDPALVRQLAELLDATRLTEIEVQDGDRRIRVARTVSIAAAPAPMALAAAAPMAPAAAPLGAAPAAAAPAPAAAPALAAPGAHPGTVRSPMVGTAYLAPEPGAADFVAIGKPVKAGETLLIVEAMKVMNPIVAPRAGQITQILIENGQPVEFDQPLVVIE
- the accC gene encoding acetyl-CoA carboxylase biotin carboxylase subunit, whose translation is MPIQKVLIANRGEIALRIHRACHEMGIQTVAVHSTADADAMHVRLADHAVCIGPPAASESYLNIPNIIAAAEISGADAIHPGYGFLSENAKFAEIVEAHDLIFIGPKPEHIRTMGDKIEAKATAARLGLPLVPGSDGPLTSLDEAKRVAAEIGYPVLIKAASGGGGRGMKVVPEESQLESLMAQAGSEAKAAFGDATVYMEKYLADPRHIEFQVFGDGRGNAIHLGERDCSLQRRHQKVLEEAPSPVISMAQREEMGATVARAMAEMGYRGAGTIEFLYEDGRFYFIEMNTRLQVEHPVTEMVTGLDLVREQIRVADGYLLTLSQDEVEFRGHAIECRINAEHPRSFAPSPGLVKGYHAPGGMNVRVDSGLYAGYRVPPYYDSMVAKLIVWGHSREGALRRLRRALEEFVIDGITTTIPLHQALLDDPEFQDGDYTIKWLERWLAEQEPDQG
- a CDS encoding phosphoglycerate kinase yields the protein MTAFKTLDDLGALRGTRVLVREDLNVPMDGARVTDDTRLRAAAPTIAELADKGAVVLVLAHFGRPKGEKRPDMSLALVTQPLAHVLGREVSFIPDCQGADAEAAVAALAPGSIAVLENTRFHAGEEKNDPALAQAMARLGTVYVNDAFSAAHRAHASTEGLAHHLPAYAGRAMQAELEALEKALGSPEHPVAAVVGGAKVSTKLDVLKHLVARVDHLIIGGGMANTFLAARGVKVGKSLCEHDLAPTALAILEAAEAANCTVHLPYDVVVAKEFRANPPVRTVNVHEVAEDEMILDVGPSAVEALADVLKTCRTLVWNGPLGAFETPPFDAATVSLARTAAALTQDGSLISVAGGGDTVAALNQAGVADGFTFVSTAGGAFLEWMEGKTLPGVAALQS